In Lolium rigidum isolate FL_2022 chromosome 3, APGP_CSIRO_Lrig_0.1, whole genome shotgun sequence, the genomic window acaagagctcgtgcgaagctacttaaacaacaggtgaacttgtttctaaacgatactttgattgatgagaactttatactgcctaagtcctattacttatgtatcatcaggtatcaagaggagacgagcatcgcacgaggagagaagcagctggacatgaagacggacgtcaagatggacgtgaagctggacatggagctggacatgaagatatctcatggacgcgcgagggaggagcgggaggaatgcgcgagaggagaagacgacgtccgaggccagtccagcacccggtccgaccggacccctgaccggccagcccggtcacaggcccggttgaccggtcgccaacatgccgccaaccggatatgaagcatcgtactgggcaacaaccggaaagttgcgaagtttccggttgccgcccggttgaccggaccacagaccggcccgcccggtccacagcccggttgaccggattccagaccggaccgagtccgagtctgtctcgaccagatctattctgggtcggttattcttgtatcttttcgaccagaactcgtcccggacacctatataagtgcccaggacgcccccctagctgctttagaccacgtttaagataaaccctagttcttagttgtttgctctagaaaaactattgaatccctacaccatattgcttgatattgtgtagatcttgaaaaagtcttgtgtgatctgttgttccattgggaattagacggttgcaacttaccgcttcgtggtcggcggctacgtgcgcaagtgtgtggagttgcgaatatcttgcagggttgagagctgttgcattggtgacagggaccaatcgagagatctcgttgcgtcatacaagttatcatccacttcatcgtcgtgtttctccgctgccatcaccccgtgatcatcatcaccaccgttgcttactgagaagatcgggccaccccttatcatgcaAGAGATAAATGAATACTAATACTACATGTGACACTTCCAAGATATCATAAACTCAAGAATAAAACATCAACCAGATTGTAAAATTAGTGACGAGTTCCTCTTATATAACCATTCATACCTTCCCCTTTCTTCAATTGCATCCAAACTTGAACTTAGCTTTATTCCAATAGCTAAATGGTAAACATTAAGCACATCTACATGTAGTGGAATTCTATTCATAATCAAGATTGCTAAccaaaactaaaaactaaaattAGATAAAGATGCTCTTAAGTTTTTGCAAAAAATCGGGggttgctcaaaaaacaaactTTAGATGTGTGCAAACCGAGAGTGTGATAGGCCTagtggggtgccttgggcatccccaagcttatggttTCACCATTCTTTGATAGCTCCTTGTTTGATTTTCCTCAATTCTTTGTCAacaaacttcaacacaaaactttctcTCATTTCTTTTCTGTGGGACACTAGTGGCACAAAgataatatcaaatatgctatccaaacttcaaataaattggAACCTCTAATTTCTAGAGAGTTTCTTACGTGGCCAACATTCAAAATATTTTAAGAGACTCACAAAGAATCAAAAAGAAACTCAAAAGACCACTTTTGCATCAAAAGGCCGAATTTGtcgagaaaaataaccgttggcaAAAGTAATTTTTTAGAACACTTAGATGTGCCATGATTTGTTTCCAAATTTGTTTTGCATACATAGGATGAAAAAATTTACGACAGTAGAAATTTCAGCCCAATCAGATTTactagtaaaaaataaaaaatcttttCAAAAATAGTAACATGCAGAAATCTGCAATTCCGCATATGTATTATCAACTGCATTATCAAAAATAGGTAAAACTTGATACTTTATTAAAAActtcagtaaaaaaaaaataaaaaaaaaatgacTTTCATTGTTGTCAATCTATTGCTTTGCTTTGGTTACATGCTGggtactttatttgcatgctgggaACTTGCCTGACCAAATAGAGCCTGACATTGTTGTCAATCTATTGCGTTGCTTTGGTTAGCTGCTGCCCTGATGTTGGCCAGTCATGATTATCCTAACTGAGCTCCGGCAGAGTAGACAAAGCAAAATGCAATGGAAATGTGAAGGTACGAGTCTCCATTTGGTCGCTCACATGACAGCAGAGTTGAAGGCATAGAATGCCTGAGGAAACATAAGTACAGAGAAAGACATTCATTTATCTTTCATTTGAACAACTTACAAGAAATTAACCACCCCATTGTTGTTATCTTTCTTCTCTTTCACCTCCACTCACTTAATGACTTAACCTATATGTTGAATTCGTAACAGCAGAGCAAAAGAAAAGGGGAAAGAAGGAAATAGCTACTGACTGTGGTATAAGACATACGAATTTTAACATCTTTGTCACAAAGCTCATGCATCTCCTTAGTTGCTGGCTCCCTTGAACCTGTACCACCTTGCACAGATGATGAAGTAGACGAAGTTGAATACGCCGATGCCGGCGATGGTCCAGTAGAAGAGGTCGAGCCTTCCCTGGTTGAGATCCTGCGCCAGCCAGTTCTGCCCACCGGCCGTGGTCTTGTTCACGATGGTCGTGAGGAAGCCGCTGAGGTAGTTCCCGAGCGCGAGGTTGCAGAAGGCGAGCGCGCCGGCGACGCTCCGCATGTGCTCGGGGATCTCCTTGTAGTAGAACTCGATCTGGCTGATGAGGTTGAAGGCCTCGGAGAGGCCGAGGATCATGAGCTGCGGCACCATCCAGAAGCTGGACATCgccgagatgccgccgccggtcTGCGTCTTGCCGATGTTGGGCTGGTTGAGCGCGATGCCCCTGCGCCGGTCCTCCACGACGGCGGAGATGACCATGGCGACGGTGGAGAGCGCGATCCCGATGCCCTGGCGCTGGAGCAGCGAGAACCCCTCATCCTTGCCGGTCACCTTCCGGAGGCGCGGCACGAGGATGCGGTCGTAGAGCGGGATCCAGAGCGTCTGGGCGAGCATGGCGAACACGGTGAATGAGGCGGCCGGCACGTGGAAGCTGCTCCCGAGGCGGCGGTCGGACTGCAGCGCGGAGAAGACCACGTAGGTGGACTGCTGCACGACGGCCACGTAGTAGATGATGCCCGTCGACCACACCGGCACGATGCGGATGAGGCACTTGACCTCCTCCACCTGCTGCACGGTGCAGAGCCTCCACGGGTCCGCAGCCACCTCGCCGCCGGGCCGCACCTCGTCGGGGGACGCCACCATGGCCGCCTTGTCGAGGCACCGGAACTGGTCCGTGTGCGCGAGCTTGGTGACGATGGCGCTGGTGTGCGGCGGGTCGAACAGGTCCTGCTTCGGGTCCTTGGGCTGCTTCAGCGACCGCTTCGCGATCGCCGCCGAGAACACCTGCACGACG contains:
- the LOC124704239 gene encoding protein NRT1/ PTR FAMILY 2.11-like, with product MRSGGGGEREDEEAAHKLKSMDVNKLQKGGSSSDEDSPHPPRPAVKYHGWRAMPFIIGNETFEKLGTLGTSANLLVYLTQVFHMQSVDAATLLNGLNGTSSLAPIVGAFLSDAYLGRYLALAIATVASLIGMFFLTLTAGADSLHPPDCGVGEVCQKATSYQFAVLFIAFVFMVIGSAGIRPCSMPFGADQFDPHTESGKRGINSFFNWYYFTFTSAMLVSATVIIYVQSNVNWALGLGIPTALMFLASVLFFAGTRLYVRVVPEGSPFTTVVQVFSAAIAKRSLKQPKDPKQDLFDPPHTSAIVTKLAHTDQFRCLDKAAMVASPDEVRPGGEVAADPWRLCTVQQVEEVKCLIRIVPVWSTGIIYYVAVVQQSTYVVFSALQSDRRLGSSFHVPAASFTVFAMLAQTLWIPLYDRILVPRLRKVTGKDEGFSLLQRQGIGIALSTVAMVISAVVEDRRRGIALNQPNIGKTQTGGGISAMSSFWMVPQLMILGLSEAFNLISQIEFYYKEIPEHMRSVAGALAFCNLALGNYLSGFLTTIVNKTTAGGQNWLAQDLNQGRLDLFYWTIAGIGVFNFVYFIICARWYRFKGASN